TCGTAGTAAAACCAAAAAAtgctaaagtggtggtaccaggggtAGCGAGTAAACCTGTTGTAGTCATGAAGGgcgctcgcacagagcctgttattataaaattGGTGACTCAGCTGCcagtaatcaacaacaaggctgttccttggaattatgaacaagtgatagtgacctataaaGGGAAAAAAGTTagagaagaagtttgtgaagctcATGGTCTGACTCGTTCGgggaggtgttttgctcccgaagagttaagaaaagccAGAATCCCCAAGGATAACCCGATATTGGTAAAAAAAGCTGTGACAGAAGAGGAAGCGGAagatttgaggaaaatgaaagtacaagactattctattgtagagcagttgaggaaaatgcctgctcagatctcattgctctTATTGCTGATCCACTCAGATGAGTACCGTCAGGtgctgatgaaaatcttgaatgaggcccttGTTCCCGACAAGATATAGATAAATCACTTGGAGAAGATAgcaaacaaaatatttgaggtgaacagggttaCTTTCTccgacgatgagttgcccgtagACGGCATTGAGCATAATAGGGCCCTGTATTTGACGGTGAAgtgcgaagattctgtggtcaccCGAGTTCTAGTCGACAATgggtctagtgcgaacatttgtcctctctccacgttGAATAAGCTGAAAGTGGACGAtgatagaattcacaagaacaacatttgtgTTTGGGGGTTCGACGGCGGGGGCAAAGTATTTAGTGGGTGATATAATACTAGAGTTAACGATAGGGCCCATTGatttcactatggaatttcaagtgttggatgtGGCGGTCTCTTATAATCTTTTGCtagggcgaccctggatccatgctgccaagGCGGTCCCATCCACCCTACAttagatggtcaaatttgaaggGGATAGACAGTAAATAGTTGTGTACGATGAGGATAATCGGTGTACTCATAGTGATTCCATTGTGTCGTTCATTGAGGTCgaggacgacaaggggccatgggtctATCAGGTCTTTGACATGGTGTCAGttgagaaaattccagaggggaaacgCATTCCAGTTCTAAAGGTAACTGCCACGTCAGTCATGGTAGCTTtcgaaatgttgaagaatggtttgtACCTggtaagggtttgggtgcatctctgcagggCATTGTGCAGCCGGTGTCTCTTCTTAGAAACTTGGGTACATTTGGTCTAGGAGTCAAGCCCACGGCCGCCGAtgtgagaagagccagaaaaatgaaacagagggcatgggcatctttccagatcatttgtcaggcctagtaccagaaagcgcccagtgacgaCGGTTCCGAGTTCAATGGTTAATGTTGatagagatttgattgaaaaAATTGAGAGGTTATTCGCTGATATGAAcatgttggaagctggagagggttcgagtaaagcggatgtgcagtttgtggggcctagtgcaaagattaacaattgggaagctactcctcttcctactcggagggagttttggtagtttactTTGATTTTCTTctagtttatctggattattctagggttgtaattcagattctatgttccgtccgtttggatgtataaacatGGTTATCtgtaatttcaatgaaatgcaatttcctttctttcttcattcctgatagttttatttttgtttttcttttcttccttgtacagttctttttatgttggtttcaatgacatgacatgcatgaggaatcttcggctcGGTCTTAAGAGCCAATCTAATCCTGAAATAGTAATACAGGAAATAGGATGTGATAGATGAAtgggaatatgatgatgatgaggcctttgaagatattagaaaagaattaagccattttgaagaaaaacccaagcctaacctgaatgatacaAAAGCAGTCAATTTAGGGGATTCGGATAATGtaagagaaactaagataagtgtccacctTGACCCACAAATCAGGGAGGAAATCATTAAGGCATtgtttgaatacaaagatatcTTTGCAtagtcatatgacgacatgccggatctaagcactgatttagtggttcacaagtttccCACTAACCCGGCATTTCCTCCCATCAAGCAGAAGCTTAGgtaatttaaaactgatatgagcgtgaagatcaaagaagaggtcaccaagcagtttgatgcaaaagtcatcctagtcactcgatatcccacttggttagccaatgtagtactCGTGCCAAAGAAGGACGACAAGACCAGGGTGtatgttgattaccgtgatctcaacaaggcgagtcctaaggacaatttcccactgcccaatatccacattctgattgacaattgcgccaaacatgagattggatcttttgtggattgctataagggttatcatcagatcttaatggatgaggaagatgtagaaaagacagcatttattattCCATGGGGTACGTACTGCTATCggtcatgccattcggtctgaaaaatgttggggcaacttatatgagggcaatgacaaccatattccacgacatgatacacaaggagatcgaggtttatgtggatgatgtgatcgtaaagtctagaaagcagtctgaccatgtcagggatttgagaaagttcttccaaaggcttcgcaggtacaatcttaagctcaatcctgcaaaatgcgcattcggtgtgccatctggaaaattgttgggattcatagtcagccgccgaggtattgaattggacccgtcaaagattaaagctatccaagaattgccacctccaaggaacaagactgaagtgatgagtctattagggatgttgaactacattagcaggtttattgctcagcttatgataacctgtgagcctatcttcaagctaTTGAATAAATATGTTgtagtcaagtggacagatgagtgtcaagaagcatttgataagataaatgggtatttgtcaaatccacttgtgttggtgccaccagaactggggagacctttgattctgtatttgacgatTTTGGATagttcgtttggttgcgtgttgggtcagcatgatatCACCAGCaagaaagagcaggccatctattatctcagcaagaagttcacatcttacgaggttaagtacactcaatttgagaggacatgttgcgccctaacttggttagcacaaaagttgaagcattatttgtcatcttacactacttatctcatctcTTGTTTGGATcaattgaagtatatctttcagaagcctatgcctacaggaagacttgcaaagtggcataTCTTACTCACGGAGtgtgacatcgtctatgtgactcagactacgatgaaagcacaagcactGGCGGACCATTTGACCGAGAATCCGGTGGATGAGGAATATGAACCCTTGAAGACTTATTTctctgatgaagaggtgatgcacattgatgagttggaacaggttgaaaagccaggatggaaacttttctttgatggggctgctaacatgaaaggcgctgggataggagcggtacttatttctgaaacagggcatcactaccctattacggctcaacttcgtttatactgtactaacaacatggctgagtatgaggcatgcattctgggtttgaggttagctatagATATGGGTGTCCGATGTCTTGGtgttgggagactcggaccttctagtACACCAGTTCTAAGGAGAATATGAAACAAGGGATTTAAAacttataccgtaccgacaatgtttgcatgatctctgtcaacggtttcaatcaatagagttccggcatattccaaggattcataatgaggttgccgatgctttggatactctggcatcaatgttacatcatccagataaggcttatgcggaccctttgcagattcaagtTTGCGATCAGCATGTTTATTGTAACGTGGTGGAGGAAGAACTCGATGGCGAACCGttgttccacgatatcaaggaatacatcagaatgggagtatatccggtacaagccacatgtgatcaaaagagaacaatttgtCGTTTGGCAAGTGGAtgtttcttcagtggaggagttttgtacaaaagaactccaaatCTCAGGTTattaagatgtatagatgctagacaggccacagctatcatgaccgaagtacattccggagtctgtggaccgcatatgagtggatatgttctggcaaagaagatccaccgagcaggttattattggctcaccatggagtgagattgtatcagttttgtgcgcaagtgtcatcaatgttaggtgcacagagatttgattcattctccgccatcagaattgcatacaatgtctatgccatggccctttgtttcttggggcatggatgtcattgggccaatcgagccagcagcgtccaatgggcacaggttcattctggtggccattgattatttcaccaagtgggttgaagctaaaatttTCAAAttcgtgaccaagaaagcagtggttgattttgtgcattcaaacatcatttgtcgattcgggatactAAAGGTAGTCATCACAAATAACgatgctaatctcaacagtcatttgatgagagagttatgtcaatagtttaagattacacattgc
This genomic stretch from Nicotiana sylvestris chromosome 9, ASM39365v2, whole genome shotgun sequence harbors:
- the LOC138877598 gene encoding uncharacterized protein, with amino-acid sequence MSVKIKEEVTKQFDAKVILVTRYPTWLANVVLVPKKDDKTRVYVDYRDLNKILMDEEDVEKTAFIIPWVKWTDECQEAFDKINGYLSNPLVLVPPELGRPLILYLTILDSSFGCVLGQHDITSKKEQAIYYLSKKFTSYEVKYTQFERTCCALTWLAQKLKHYLSSYTTYLISCLDQLKYIFQKPMPTGRLAKWHILLTECDIVYVTQTTMKAQALADHLTENPVDEEYEPLKTYFSDEEVMHIDELEQFKITHCNSTSYRPKANGAVEAANKNIKKILRKMVEGSRQWHEKLPFALLGYRTIVRSSLGATPYLLVYGTKAVIPVEVEIPSLRIVVEAKIYDDEWIKTRLEQLSLIDEKRLAAVCHGQLYQQRMARAYNKKVRPRKFEVVQLVLKRILPH